Part of the Tidjanibacter massiliensis genome is shown below.
GAAAGAGATGAAGATGAGAAGATATATGAACCGTACGGCCGTGTCGCTGGCTGCTTGTGCCCTGTTGCTGGCCGGGTGCGTCAAGGATGCTCCTGTCGGTGAACGCGGTGGCGAGGGAGAGTGTATCCTGCAGCTCAGTGTGTCGCTCCCCGACCAGTCGCGGGCGGATGACGGAGCGTACGATGCACTCGCCTTGAGTACGATGCGCATTTACAGCCTTACGGACGACGGAGAGGGCGGCACCGCCGAAAACCTTATCCGTAAATACAGACCGGCTACGGAGGTGCCGACCGACCTCTATCTTGCGGCAGGCCGTTACAGGGTGGCGGTCGAGGCGGGCGACGGCAGCGAGGCCACCTTTACACGCAAGAGTTATGCGGGCGGGGAGACCTTTACGCTCGCGGCCGGCGACGTGAAACCGCTGCCGATAGTTTGCCGGATAACCAATATCGCCGTGAAGGTGGTGTTCGACGGGACGGTGGCCCAGCGGTTCGACGAAGGGTATCTCGCCTATGTGAGCGCCTCGGACGACTTCTCGAAGACGGATGCCGAGAACAGTCTCGTGCCGACGCTGAAATACACCTCCGACGGAACGGGTTATTTCCTCCTTCCGGAAGGGACGAAACACCTCAGTTGGGGATTCTACGGAACGAGTTCCGATGCCGACGTGTCGGCGAAGGGCACGAAGACGGGCCGGATAGAGTTACCGGAACCGGGGATGCAATATACCCTGACGTTCCGCTACTCCAAGGATGCCGACGGGGAGCTGACCGTCAACGTACAGGTGCGCGAGTGGGAGAGTTCGCACGACGACAACTTCAATTTCAGTCCCCAGCCGGCCGTCAGCGGCGACGGGTTCAACATCGGGGAGGTGACAGGATATCATACCGACCCGATTCGTTTCGCGATATCTTCGATAAATCCTCTCGCGGCCGTTGCCTTTACCGCCGGGGAAGAGTACTATGAGGTGATGGCCGGCGGCGAGGTCGTCGGCTCCGGAGCCGACGGAATCTCCTATTCCCGTACGGATGCATTCAACGGCGTGCTCACGCTCGACGGTGATTTCTTCGCCGGACTGCCGGCGGGCATCAATACGCTGGATTTCCTCGTGACCGATACGGACGGAAGCGAGGGCAAGGCTGCGGCGCGGATAGCGGTGGCCGGAGCGACGGGGCTCGTGTCGTCCGACCTCTGGTTCGGCACGGCGACGGCAGGGGCGGCCGTGACCGACCCCGGTGTCGTCTCCGTAAAGATACGTTACCGCGTGCAGGGCAGCGACGAGTGGACGGAAGCCGATGCTGTGCGGGGTGCCGACGGATATACCTATATGGCTGCCGTTTCGGGTATCGGAGCCGGCCGGCGCTATGAGTTCCGGCTCGTGACGGACGGTTCGGAGAGCGGACCGCTCGCAGTGGCGGATACCGAATACGGGGTGCAGCTGCCGAACGCCGGTTTTGAAGAGTGGCATCAGTCCGGCAAACCGTGGTATCCTTATGCCGCGGGCGGTACGGAGTTCTGGGGAACGGGCAATCCCGGTGCTACCACGGCGGGCGGGGAGTACAACCTGACGACGGGTGTGGAGGACCCCCGGCCCGGTTCGGAGGGGCGTCTTGCCGCAAAACTGGAGACCAAGAAGCCGAGTTTCTTCGGTATCGGCAAGCTGGCTGCGGGCAATCTCTTCGTGGGGTCGTTCGGCGCCGTTTCCGGTATGGGCGGTACGGTCAATATGGGGCGGCCGTTCGATTTCAATGCACGGCCCGCGGCGTTGCGGGTATGGTACAAATATACCCCGGTGGGAAGCGACAAGGGGAGAATATTCGTCTGTCTGGTCAATATGACCGACGGCAGCACCAGCCATACGGTGGATACGAACAATGCCGAAAAGACCGCTTTCTTGCCTGACGACGAATTTCTGTATGCCGACAAGAGCAACCCGTCGACGTTGCAAGGACACGTCATCGGCTACGGCGATTTGATGCTTGAAACGCAGGTAGGCGAATGGACGGAGGTGACCATACCGCTCGTTTACCGCGACAAGTACGCTTCGGAGCGGCCGAACGTGCTCATACTGACCGCTGCGGCAAGTTATAGGGGTGATTATTTCGAAGGGGAGGTGGGCAGTACCATGTTCCTCGACGATGTGGAATTCATCTATTAGCCCCGATGAACCGCCGCCTCTCCATCCTGTTGCTCCTCCTCTCCCTTGCGGGAGCGGAACGGTGTGCGGCGCAGGGTCCGGCCCTCTCCGGCAGCCCGTCGCGGCCGCAAAAGGAGATGCGCGGCCTGACGAGTCTCTCCAACGTCTTCGTGCCGAAAGGGCAGTGGGTGACGGGACTGAACGCCTCTTTTTCCACCCATGACAACAGCAACTATACGCTGGTCGTGATAGAGGGCATCGAATCGGAAGGCCATACCATCAAAATCTCTCCTTTGCTGGGATATGCCGTAGCGGACAATATGGTGGTAGGGGGCAAGTTCGGATATTCCCGCACTTTCCTCCGCCTCGACGGCGGCGGGTTCAGCATGGGCGGCGGGGATACGGGTATCGAACTGAAAGTCGATTCCTACTATGCGCTCAAGCATCTGTATGAAGGTTCTTTGTTCTGGCGGCAATACATCCCGTTCGGCGACAACAAACGTTTCGCCCTTTTCAGCGAGGTACAGTTGATACTGGGCGGGTCGCAGGCGAAGTTCGCCGCCGATACTCCGGTGAGGGGTACCTATGAAACCGGTTTTACGTGCGCCCTCAGCGTGACGCCGGGGCTCGTGGCTTTCGTGACCAACGCCATGGCGTTGGAACTCAACGTGGGGGTCATGGGCATTACCTACGAGAGCGTGAAACAGATACATAATCAGGTGGCGGTCGGCCGCCGGTCGGGCAGTATGATGAGTTTCAAGGTCAATCTGCTCTCCATCGGCCTGGGAATGGCGTTTTATCTTTAAATACGGAGAAAGAATGAGAGGAATGAGACGCTTTGCATGGATGGCTGCCGCCGCAATATGCGCCGCCGTTCCGTCTCTGGCTGCGGAGGGGCAGGCCTCCCTGCGCAGCTGCGGCATGCGTTCTGTCTGCGGTTTGAGCGGGATTTCCGCCCGCGATTCGCTGCGTACTTCCGTGCCGGCCGACAGGCGGTTCCTGCCGACCTCCCGGCGTATCGACCGGGGGATAAACGATATATGCTATGCCTACAAGGGCGAGATGGCGATAGGATTCGCGGCCTCCTACGGTACGCTGACGAGCGACGACACGGACCTGATGCTGATACTCGACGGCATCGACATGAAAGGCAGCGTGTTTACGCTCAACCCCTCGTTCGGCTACTTCATAAAGGACAACATCTGTCTCGGCGTCCGGTTCGGCTATACCCGGACGCAGGGGACGCTGGGCCATGTGTCGCTCAATCTCGGTTCGGCCAACGACATCAGCATGTCGCTGTCGGATGTCGGTTTCAAGAACCGGATGACCACCATGGGGGCGTTCATGCGCTCGTATGCGGGCGTGGACCCGAAGGGGCATTTCGGGCTGTTCGGCGAGCTGGAGCTGATGTTCCGCATGGGAACGTCGGTCTTCTCCTATGCGCCGGAGGGGGGCGTCAAGAGTACCGACGGCAGCAACATGCAGGTACGCATAGCCTTCAGCTCGGGCGTCGCGGTCTACATATTTCCCAATGTGTGCTGTACGCTGTCATTCGGGTTGGGCGGTTTCCAGTTCAGCAAAGTGAACCAGAAGGATGCTGCGGGCAATGTGACGGGCAGCCGGCAGGCTTCGAAGCTGTTGTTGCGCCTGAACCTCGCCGATATCAAGATAGGTTTGAATTTCCATCTTTAGAATTACGGTCAGAATGAAGAGATTCCGTCGATTGTTGCTGATGTTGCCGGTGCTGGCCGCCGTGTCGTGTATCCGGAACGACATTCCCTACCCTGTAGTCGTGCTGGAGATTCTCGGTGTGGCGGGGGAGGGCTTCACATGCGAAGCCTCCGATATCGATACGAAAAACAATATCGTTACGCTGCACCTCGCCGAAACCACCGACATAAGCCGCGTGCGTATCGACTCCATCGCCCTGACCGAAGGAGCGACCGCTTCCATCCCCCTGTCGGGCGAGTTTGACCTGCGGGCCGACCTGCCCGTGGTGCTGTCGCTCTATCAGGATTACGAATGGACGCTGCGGGCCGAACAGACGATAACCCGCGTGTTTACGGTCGAGGGACAGATAGGGGCTGCCGAATTCGATACCGACTTGCGCACAGCACGGGTGAATGTGCCGGAGGGTACCGACCTGAACGATATACGGGTGACGGAACTGAAACTCGGGCCGGAGGGTATCACGACCATGACGCCTGCCCCGGAGGAGCTGACCTCTTTCGAGACTTACCGCACCGTGGACATACGCTACCACGATTTCGAGGAGCGGTGGATACTCTATGTGGTTCCTACGGATATCAAGGTGGAACTTACCGGGACGGATGCCTGGACGCGGCTTGTCTGGCTCTATGCGCAGGGCAGGCCGGGTACTGCGCTCGGTTTCCGCTACCGTGTGCAGGGTGCCGGGGAGTGGAGCGAAGTGCCTGCCGAAAAGGTCGAGACGGAGGGCGGGACTTTCCGGGCCTGTTTGTCGGGCCTGGAGCCCCTGACGACTTACGAGGTGGTGGCCTATTCCGACGAGGAACTCTCCGCCGTGGAGACGGTGACGACCGGAGCGGAGGTGCCGCTCGTGAACGGCGGTTTCGAGGAGTGGTGTACGGAGGGCGGTATCGTCTATCCCGGTCTCTCGAAAGAGGGCATCTTTTGGGATACGGGCAATACGGGTGCGGCGATAGCCGGTGCGACGCTGACGGACAAGACTTCCGATGTGCGTCCCGGTTCCGACGGGCAGTATGCCGCGAAACTCGAATCGAAACTGGCCGGCATCGCCGGTGTAGGCCGTCTCGCGGCCGGTAATCTCTTCGTCGGGCGTTATGTCGCCACGCGGGGGACGAACGGCATCGTCGGCTTCGGACGTCCCTTCGCAGTACGTCCTACGGCACTGAAGGGATGGGTGAAATACCAGTGCGGGGAGATAACGGATGTCGGTACGACACAGCCGCCCGGCGTGACGCTCTCTAAAGGTAACCCCGACAACGGCATTATCTATTTCGCCCTCGGAACGTGGACGAAAGAGGAGTACGGCGTTTGCGAAAAGGAGGAGGGAGACAAACTGGTGGGAACCGACGAAGTGCCCATATGCGTGGATACCCGCGACAGGAATACTTTCTTCAGTCCTGACAGCCCTGCGGTGGTGGCCTACGGCGAACTGGTGCTCGACCGTTCGGTCACCGAGTGGCAGGAGTTCACGATAAAGCTCGATTACCGGGCGACGGATATCGTTCCCACGCATATCGTCCTCGTTTGCTCGGCGTCGCGGTATGGCGATTACTATACCGGGAGCCGCAACAGTATCCTGTGGGTGGACGATTTCGAACTGGTTTACGATGAATGAGGCGGATGGGAAACCTTTCCCGTGCAGGAACGATGAAAAAGGGCGGCATGGTTTTCGGCCATGCCGCCCTTCGTGCGCCGTATCCTCCGGCGGTGTGCCTCCGGACGGGTTATCTGATATCCGCCTGTTCGACCAGCGAGACGAATTCGGCCCGGTATCCGTGCGGGTCGCTGCCGACTCCTTTCCCGGCCAACTCCCGAACCATCGCCTTGTTCGCCGAACCGGCGTATTCCGATTGTTTGAGCAGCATGCCGAAACCGGCCACGGCCGCGGCGAAACGCATGTCGTCCGAGGCTTCCGTAATGGGTGCCGTTCCGGTCCGGACATTTTCGGAGAGAGGGATGCCCGTACTGCCTGCCTCCTTTTTGTAACGGACGTCGAATGAGGCCAGCGTCTCCTTTCCGTTTGCAGTCGGTACGATTTCGTAGAGCACCGTCACGCTCTGCCCGGCACCGATTTCCCCGGCATCCCTGTTATCGTTCTCGAACTCTTCGTCGTCCATCAGCCGGTTTTCATAACCTATCAGCCGGTAAGCGGCGACGGCCTTCGGGTCGAAGGTCACCTGTACCTTGCAGTCCCGGGCAACGGTGTGGAACCGGGAGCGTTCGTGGATGAATATCTTTTCGAGCTGAGCGAGGTTGTCGATGTATTCGTAGTTGCCGTTTCCGTTGTCGGCGAGCTGTTCCATCATCGAATCGTTCAGGTTGCCCGAACCCACGCCGAGTACGGTTAGGTAGATGCCCCGTTCGCGCTCTTGCTCCACCAGTGCCACCAGCTCCTCGGTGCTCG
Proteins encoded:
- a CDS encoding DUF4493 domain-containing protein; this translates as MRRYMNRTAVSLAACALLLAGCVKDAPVGERGGEGECILQLSVSLPDQSRADDGAYDALALSTMRIYSLTDDGEGGTAENLIRKYRPATEVPTDLYLAAGRYRVAVEAGDGSEATFTRKSYAGGETFTLAAGDVKPLPIVCRITNIAVKVVFDGTVAQRFDEGYLAYVSASDDFSKTDAENSLVPTLKYTSDGTGYFLLPEGTKHLSWGFYGTSSDADVSAKGTKTGRIELPEPGMQYTLTFRYSKDADGELTVNVQVREWESSHDDNFNFSPQPAVSGDGFNIGEVTGYHTDPIRFAISSINPLAAVAFTAGEEYYEVMAGGEVVGSGADGISYSRTDAFNGVLTLDGDFFAGLPAGINTLDFLVTDTDGSEGKAAARIAVAGATGLVSSDLWFGTATAGAAVTDPGVVSVKIRYRVQGSDEWTEADAVRGADGYTYMAAVSGIGAGRRYEFRLVTDGSESGPLAVADTEYGVQLPNAGFEEWHQSGKPWYPYAAGGTEFWGTGNPGATTAGGEYNLTTGVEDPRPGSEGRLAAKLETKKPSFFGIGKLAAGNLFVGSFGAVSGMGGTVNMGRPFDFNARPAALRVWYKYTPVGSDKGRIFVCLVNMTDGSTSHTVDTNNAEKTAFLPDDEFLYADKSNPSTLQGHVIGYGDLMLETQVGEWTEVTIPLVYRDKYASERPNVLILTAAASYRGDYFEGEVGSTMFLDDVEFIY
- a CDS encoding CD225/dispanin family protein, encoding MRRFAWMAAAAICAAVPSLAAEGQASLRSCGMRSVCGLSGISARDSLRTSVPADRRFLPTSRRIDRGINDICYAYKGEMAIGFAASYGTLTSDDTDLMLILDGIDMKGSVFTLNPSFGYFIKDNICLGVRFGYTRTQGTLGHVSLNLGSANDISMSLSDVGFKNRMTTMGAFMRSYAGVDPKGHFGLFGELELMFRMGTSVFSYAPEGGVKSTDGSNMQVRIAFSSGVAVYIFPNVCCTLSFGLGGFQFSKVNQKDAAGNVTGSRQASKLLLRLNLADIKIGLNFHL
- a CDS encoding PCMD domain-containing protein; translated protein: MKRFRRLLLMLPVLAAVSCIRNDIPYPVVVLEILGVAGEGFTCEASDIDTKNNIVTLHLAETTDISRVRIDSIALTEGATASIPLSGEFDLRADLPVVLSLYQDYEWTLRAEQTITRVFTVEGQIGAAEFDTDLRTARVNVPEGTDLNDIRVTELKLGPEGITTMTPAPEELTSFETYRTVDIRYHDFEERWILYVVPTDIKVELTGTDAWTRLVWLYAQGRPGTALGFRYRVQGAGEWSEVPAEKVETEGGTFRACLSGLEPLTTYEVVAYSDEELSAVETVTTGAEVPLVNGGFEEWCTEGGIVYPGLSKEGIFWDTGNTGAAIAGATLTDKTSDVRPGSDGQYAAKLESKLAGIAGVGRLAAGNLFVGRYVATRGTNGIVGFGRPFAVRPTALKGWVKYQCGEITDVGTTQPPGVTLSKGNPDNGIIYFALGTWTKEEYGVCEKEEGDKLVGTDEVPICVDTRDRNTFFSPDSPAVVAYGELVLDRSVTEWQEFTIKLDYRATDIVPTHIVLVCSASRYGDYYTGSRNSILWVDDFELVYDE